The Nitrospirota bacterium genome has a window encoding:
- the pdhA gene encoding pyruvate dehydrogenase (acetyl-transferring) E1 component subunit alpha → MDAVVDRDHALDLLRQMLRIRRFEEKCAELYSGGKIRGFLHLYIGEEAVAVGAMPCFTSEDAIVGTYREHGHALIRGTPMGPLMAELYGKANGCARGRGGSMHFFDAARRFYGGLAIVGGGLPVAVGLALADNMQQRRRVTACFFGDGAVAEGEFHESLNLAALWKLPVLFLCENNLYAMGTALGRHQSQTDIARKADAYAIPAEAVNGMDVLEVEAATRKAVDFVRTGHGPYLLEYRTYRFRAHSMYDAELYRTKDEVAQWKQRDPIALFQQQLRTEGYVTDADLDKMETAIAAEIAGAVSFAEMGPWEPLEDLTKDVYTPKNGSQRSAQS, encoded by the coding sequence GGATGCCGTCGTAGATCGCGATCATGCCCTTGACCTTCTGCGCCAGATGCTCCGCATCAGGCGGTTTGAGGAGAAGTGCGCAGAACTTTATAGCGGGGGCAAGATCCGCGGCTTCCTGCATCTCTACATCGGTGAGGAGGCGGTCGCGGTCGGTGCCATGCCATGTTTCACGTCGGAGGATGCGATCGTCGGAACCTATCGAGAGCACGGCCATGCGCTGATACGGGGCACCCCAATGGGACCGCTGATGGCGGAGCTGTACGGGAAAGCGAACGGCTGCGCGCGGGGACGCGGGGGATCCATGCACTTCTTCGACGCCGCACGCCGCTTCTATGGAGGCTTGGCGATCGTCGGCGGAGGGCTGCCGGTCGCCGTCGGACTCGCGTTGGCCGACAACATGCAGCAACGCCGTAGAGTGACTGCGTGCTTCTTCGGCGACGGCGCTGTGGCCGAAGGAGAGTTCCACGAGTCCCTCAATCTCGCCGCGCTCTGGAAGCTCCCGGTGCTGTTCCTCTGCGAAAACAATCTCTATGCGATGGGCACCGCGCTCGGACGGCACCAATCACAGACCGACATCGCCCGCAAGGCCGATGCCTATGCGATTCCGGCCGAAGCCGTGAACGGGATGGATGTGCTCGAAGTGGAAGCAGCCACGCGAAAAGCCGTCGATTTCGTTCGCACAGGCCACGGGCCCTATCTTCTTGAGTACCGAACCTACCGGTTTCGTGCCCACTCGATGTACGATGCGGAGCTCTATCGGACAAAGGACGAAGTCGCCCAATGGAAACAGCGCGACCCGATCGCCCTCTTCCAGCAACAGCTCCGCACCGAAGGGTACGTGACTGATGCCGACCTCGATAAGATGGAAACCGCCATTGCGGCAGAGATTGCAGGAGCTGTGTCGTTTGCCGAAATGGGTCCGTGGGAACCTCTGGAAGATCTCACGAAGGACGTGTATACGCCGAAGAACGGCTCTCAGCGGTCAGCCCAGAGCTGA